One genomic segment of Helianthus annuus cultivar XRQ/B chromosome 14, HanXRQr2.0-SUNRISE, whole genome shotgun sequence includes these proteins:
- the LOC110908017 gene encoding uncharacterized protein LOC110908017, with product MKPLQTLTSSHLTKRFSDLKWRFLLLFVMPISLLLFFFIASTGGGVFAENNPFRYLNNLKSLKLFFDNPKRLVNANDPNVTVTELKRSRIAVCLVGGARRFEVTGPSIVEKVLEEYPNADLFVNSPLDNNSYKFSVLKSAPRIAAVRIFTPVELPESETAARVLTASNSPKGIQGLLQYFNLVEGCLTMIKSYQQHNNFTYNWIVRTRVDGYWSNPLRPDLFIPGHYVVPSGSSYNGLNDRFGVGDFNTSVAALSRLSMLPELDSAGFHELNSESAFQAQLKLRNVSYLTKRIPFCIVSDRMYEFPPKRFGVPVADIASKGPLSGVKCRPCTSVFSTRWAEAVVNGLDRQWSWTESANGTLRLCDGHGEWEHGWETLFDKVAGKKLAAVRKRVSGLSFEQCVEDFEEMRRRSSVWDAPHTAELCQPVR from the exons ATGAAACCTCTACAAACCCTAACCTCATCACACCTCACGAAACGTTTCTCCGATCTCAAATGGCGGTTTCTCCTCTTATTCGTTATGCCAATctctcttttactgtttttcttcATCGCCTCAACTGGCGGCGGTGTGTTCGCTGAAAACAATCCCTTTCGCTATTTAAACAATTTGAAATCACTGAAGCTTTTTTTCGATAATCCGAAGCGTTTAGTTAACGCGAACGATCCGAATGTGACGGTTACGGAGCTGAAACGGTCAAGAATTGCGGTGTGTTTGGTAGGTGGAGCACGGCGGTTTGAGGTTACTGGACCGTCGATTGTTGAGAAGGTTTTGGAAGAGTATCCGAATGCGGATTTGTTTGTTAATAGTCCGTTGGATAATAATTCGTATAAGTTTTCGGTGTTGAAATCGGCGCCAAGAATAGCTGCCGTGAGGATATTTACGCCGGTGGAGTTGCCGGAGAGTGAGACGGCGGCGAGGGTTTTGACCGCCAGTAACTCGCCGAAGGGTATTCAG GGTTTGTTGCAGTATTTCAATCTGGTAGAAGGATGTTTAACCATGATTAAATCATACCAACAACATAACAACTTCACCTACAACTGGATAGTCCGGACCCGCGTTGACGGCTACTGGTCAAACCCACTCCGACCAGACCTTTTCATCCCGGGTCACTACGTAGTCCCATCCGGATCCTCTTACAACGGTCTCAACGACCGTTTTGGCGTCGGAGATTTCAACACCTCCGTCGCGGCCCTCTCCCGCCTTTCCATGCTCCCTGAACTCGACTCAGCCGGGTTCCATGAACTTAACTCGGAGTCAGCATTTCAAGCCCAACTCAAACTACGTAACGTATCATATCTCACCAAACGTATCCCCTTCTGCATTGTCTCCGATCGGATGTACGAATTCCCTCCGAAAAGGTTCGGTGTTCCTGTGGCGGATATAGCGAGTAAAGGGCCGTTGAGTGGGGTGAAATGTCGTCCATGCACGTCTGTGTTTTCGACTCGGTGGGCTGAAGCTGTTGTAAACGGGTTGGATCGGCAGTGGAGTTGGACCGAGAGCGCGAATGGGACGCTTCGGCTTTGTGATGGACATGGTGAATGGGAACATGGTTGGGAAACTTTATTTGATAAAGTCGCGGGGAAGAAGTTGGCGGCGGTTAGAAAAAGAGTATCAGGTTTGTCGTTTGAGCAATGTGTGGAGGATTTTGAGGAAATGAGGCGGCGGTCCTCTGTGTGGGACGCACCGCACACGGCTGAGCTTTGTCAGCCGGTGAGATAG